GGCGATCAGCCCGATCGCCAAGAGGACGGCGATGCGGTGAAGAACCACCCGCAACGGGAGTACGGACGTGCCCATCGCCGCGTAGTCCCCGACGATCGCCGCGCCGAGACCCAACCCCGCGAAGGTGAACGCCCACACGCCGTCGCTCCCTCGTCCGAGCGAGTACGCGATCGCCGGTGTCCCGACGATCAAGAGGAGATACAGCGGTGCCGCCACGACTTTCGGGGAGAGCCCGGAGAAGACGAGTTCGCCCGCGATACCGAGCCATCGAACGACCGTGTACACGCCGAACAGCCCCGCCCCGAGTGCGATCTCGCGTCGCCGCCGTCGCAGGAATCGACTCGTCTCGCGGACGCCTCGTCGGGACCGGCCGATCAGTCCCGTGAGCACGACTGGCAGCGCGAGCCCGGCGAGATGGATGCCGGTCACCCACCCGTCGCTGTCGGCGCTCTCGTTTTCGAACGGCATCCGAACGACGCTCTCGACGTACGGTTCGCCCATGAACTCCTCCTCGAGGTCCCGCTGGGGGTCGCTGATCCCCGTGACTGTGTGTCTGAGACGGAACCAATCCCAGTGCTCTTCGTGGATCTGTACGGCCGTCCACTCGCCAACCGGGTCCTCGTACGCCCGGATGTGCATCCGCTGGCCCAGATACGTCCCGGAGTGGAGTTCGTAGGATCGATCCATCCACTCCCCCTCGCCGTCGACCTCGACGTACGTGTACCGCCTCGATCCTTCGGCCGGACTCCACGAGATCACGTCGCCGATCTCCTCGGCTTCCGGGTCGACTTCGAGCCGCTCGGCCGACACAGTCTCGCTGTCTGCTTCACCCTCCGCTATCGGTTCGTCCTCCCACTCGAGCGCGGAGCGCTCCGTCAGCGCAGTGTGTATCTCCGTCGTCTCACCGTAAAACACCATGTTGATCCCGAGCGTTCGCCCCTCGAAACTTCTGGCGCGCGACGTGTACGGCCACAACTTCGTTCCCCCGTCAGCCGGCTCGACGAACTGTGGCTCGCCGGGATCGTCCGTGGGAACGCCCCAAAGCGGCCACTCGGCAAGCACGACCGCGCCGCTGAGCGACGCGACGAGGATGAGCGCCGCTGCGACCCAGGCGGCGTCCTCGCCGAGTTCCAGCTCCGCATCCGATCCGGCCATCGCCGCTCAATTGTACCCACCCGTTGATATATCCGTGGTCGATCCCGCGCTCCGCCACCCCGAGATCGTTCGCTCCCGCTCGCTTCGAACGCGGCTCGGTACACAATTGCGAACGGATATTACGCACCGCCCAGTAGCCGTCGGACATGGCGTTCGAGATCGGCCGTCGGTTCGTCCACGCGTCCGGAGCGATCGTCCCCGGCGCGTACCTCCTCGACAGATACGTCCTCGAAACCGGCGTCGTCACCTGGAGGGTCGTCCAGACGATCGCTGTGGCCGGACTCGCCGTGACCACCGTTCTCGAAACCGCCCGACTGCGCGGTGGGCTCGAACACGCGGTCTACGATCGGCTCACGCGAGAGTACGAGCAGGATTCGGTTGCCGGCTACGCTCTGTACGTCGTGGGAGCGACGATCACCGTCCTCGCCTTCGAGCCGACCGTCGCGGTCCCGGCGCTCCTCATGTTGTGTCTCGGCGATCCGATAAGCGGGATGCTTTCGAGCGGCGGGCTTCGTACAATCGCTCGCCCCCGCGTTCTCGTCGGCATGTTCATCGCCTGTTTTCTCATCGCCTATCCGTTCGTGCCCCTTGCCGCCGCCGTCGCGGGTGCGCTCGGCGCGATGCTCGCCGATGGTATCAAGCCGATCGTACGCGGGTACGTTATCGACGACAACCTCACGATTCCGATCGTCGCCGCAAGCGCGATGTGGGCGGCGCTGATCGCCGTGTGACGGGGAGGACGTCAAAAAGAAACTGCGAGCGGGACGCCGAACGTCACCGCGAGTCCGACGATCGCGACAAGCGCGCCGATGCCCACATCGCGTCCGGTGTAGGCGCTTTGGGGTGCTGTCGATCGATCCGTCTCGTACGGTCGATCTTCATTCGTCTCGCCTTCCGTACTCCCGGATTCCGTCTCGTCGCTCATACGCCGTCTGGAACCGCCGGCCACTTTGCGCTACCGCTTTCGGTTCGATCGTGAGCGCCCCGATCGCTTTCGCTCCCGAACGTGTGGTTTCGGTCCCAGCGTCTCCCACGGCTGGGCGTCGAGCCACTCGGCCAACGCGACGAGCTGTTCTGTCGCCGCCTCGAAGAGCCGCTCACCCTTTTCTGCGGAGGCGTCCGTCGGATCGCCGAAGCCACCGTTGTGCGTGTTTTCGATCGCGTCGTAGAAGATTCGAGCGCCGTTTCGCGTCGTTTCGATCGCGGTGATGTCCGGACAGCCGTCCTCGCGTGCGGCTTCGAGTTGGTCCGCCCGAACGAGATCTGCGAGGTGCCAGACCATCGACGTCTCCTTCGGGCCGGCGTGGGGGCCGTTCTGTTCGAACAGCGAGCCGACGAGGTCGGGGATCGACTCGTCCCACATCCACTCGATCGCGTACGCGGTCCCGTCGTCGTGGAGTCGGCGGCCGACCTCCCGCAGATGCTGGACGTTGCCGCCGTGGGCGTTGACGTAGACGATGCGGTCGACGCCCTGATAGACGAGACTTCTCGACAGCGATTCGATGTAGTCGCGAAAGACCGGCGCGTCGACCGAGAGCGTCCCGTGAAACTGTCGGTGGTGGGGGCTGACACCGACGTTGACGGTCGGCGTGCAGACGACGCCGGCGGGATCGGCGGCCGCGCGGGCGAGCCCCTCCGCGATGACGTGGTCGGTCGACAGCGGGAGGTGCGGGCCGTGCTGTTCGGTCGAGCCGATCGGAACGAGCGCCGTCGAGGTCTCCGCGAGTTCGACACCGGCTTCGGGCCACGTCGCGTCACCGAGATACATACTGGGGTCGACGACCCCCGCGGTCTTAAACGGTACAGCATCGCACGCGGCTCACCCCCGCCGCTCCACGCCACTCATGACGCGCCGGCGATCGCGACGCTGACCGGTTCGTCGCCCTCGTTCGAGAGCTGCCGCCACGTCTCGCCGTCGACGCGGATCGCCTCGCCGCTCGAAAGCGACAGCTCCGACTCGGGATCGTCCTCGTCGCCGATCAAAACGGTTAGTTCCCCGTCCACGACGAGATACACTTCCTCTTGGCCGTCCTCAGCGTGATCGTGGGGTTTGCCCTTGCTGCCCGGTTCGAGTTCGAGAAGCGTCATCCCGAGATGCTCACAGCCGAGCGGCTCTCTGAAGAACCACATGCCGCCGTACTCCGCCGGAACGACGCTGTCGATCTCGTCAGCACTCGCGGTCTTGTATGCCATACCTGAGTTTACGGGCCAATGCGAGATAAAACCGGTTTCGAGACCGACACCGTGGCCCCTTTCGTTCGCCTCTCCAGTCCTGAGCGGTCGCTGAGGTTGCTCCCGAAACGAACATACCGTCCGCGTCTCAAGAGTAGCCATCGAATGCGCCAGTATCACGACCTCGTCTCCGGGGCGCTCGCCGACGGAACGTACAAACCGAACCGGACCGGCGTCGACACGGTCGCCTCGTTCAGCCACCACTACGAGGTGGATCTCACCCAGGGCTTTCCGCTCCTGACGACGAAGCGGATGGACGGCTACCGGTGGAACTCGCTGATCCACGAACTGCTGTGGTATCTCTCCGGCGAGGAGCACGTCCGGACGCTCCGCGAGGAGACGAAGATCTGGGACGCCTGGGCTGACGACGAGGGCCACCTCGACACTGCGTACGGTCGATTTTGGCGGCGGTATCCGATCCCCGAGAGCGGCGGTCGGCTCCCTGGCGAGAGCTGGCCCGACGCCGATCATCCGCGGGTCGACACGGAGGCGACGCCGGA
The DNA window shown above is from Natronomonas salsuginis and carries:
- a CDS encoding dolichol kinase produces the protein MAFEIGRRFVHASGAIVPGAYLLDRYVLETGVVTWRVVQTIAVAGLAVTTVLETARLRGGLEHAVYDRLTREYEQDSVAGYALYVVGATITVLAFEPTVAVPALLMLCLGDPISGMLSSGGLRTIARPRVLVGMFIACFLIAYPFVPLAAAVAGALGAMLADGIKPIVRGYVIDDNLTIPIVAASAMWAALIAV
- a CDS encoding DUF7550 family protein, whose protein sequence is MSDETESGSTEGETNEDRPYETDRSTAPQSAYTGRDVGIGALVAIVGLAVTFGVPLAVSF
- a CDS encoding creatininase family protein, with the translated sequence MYLGDATWPEAGVELAETSTALVPIGSTEQHGPHLPLSTDHVIAEGLARAAADPAGVVCTPTVNVGVSPHHRQFHGTLSVDAPVFRDYIESLSRSLVYQGVDRIVYVNAHGGNVQHLREVGRRLHDDGTAYAIEWMWDESIPDLVGSLFEQNGPHAGPKETSMVWHLADLVRADQLEAAREDGCPDITAIETTRNGARIFYDAIENTHNGGFGDPTDASAEKGERLFEAATEQLVALAEWLDAQPWETLGPKPHVRERKRSGRSRSNRKR
- a CDS encoding cupin domain-containing protein gives rise to the protein MAYKTASADEIDSVVPAEYGGMWFFREPLGCEHLGMTLLELEPGSKGKPHDHAEDGQEEVYLVVDGELTVLIGDEDDPESELSLSSGEAIRVDGETWRQLSNEGDEPVSVAIAGAS